A segment of the Lycium ferocissimum isolate CSIRO_LF1 chromosome 10, AGI_CSIRO_Lferr_CH_V1, whole genome shotgun sequence genome:
tatgatatatatatgtttatacatATGTACGGGGATATGGGGAAAAAAGgcaagcgttatatacgcataaccacctgatcagttggatatcgtcccggacgcgagATATATGGGATAAATAGATCGGGCCGTTTGTTCCgcgacaatataatatatttatggatcgggccgttcgttccgcggcaatataatatatttatggatcgggatgcacgttccgcggcaatataatatatttatgttatatatatatatatatatatatatatatatatatatatatgtgtgtgtgtgtgtgagagagagagagagagagagagagagagagagagagagagagagagagagaaacgtTTTTCTAAGAAAAGCCAAGCATGCATGATGTTCGCCTTgcgaggcaatcagatgtacaagttatccttaactcatgttatgttctgtatctcttgttatgttgttatttatgccttacatactcagtacattattcgtactgacgtcctttcgtttgggacgctgcgttcatcCCCGTAGCGCAGTAGTCGAGCGAGCAACCCAGCGCAGTAGGATTTTCCCTCAGTggcagtcagtgcgctccacttggtttgGAGCCACAGTCTTTTAggtatgatattttgatttgtacATATAGGTATGACAaggtcttgtcccgtccttccTACAGTTATaatccatagaggtctgtagacatttgtACATAGTTAGCAAGTTatgtagccttgccggctctaTGATACTCGTGATGTTGTAGTGACCTTGTTGGatcgcatatgtacatatatgctGGATTATTAGATATTTTTTCTGTTGGGCCCTTTCTGCGTGCAGgtattctttgagttatggcatatgatgttTAAGGTAACTGTTAAatcaggtggttcccggcctatggtcggagcccgtcatgcccctcgttggggtgtgacagaatcAATCAAAAATAACCCTTCTACTCCATAAAAATAGAAGTAAGGTCATCATACATCTTATTCTCCCGAACCCACTCGTGagatttgtgttgttgtaaatgATCATactgtaaaagaaaaaaaaccatACAGAAAATTCCCGAAAaccctttcttttatttaggacccatttggccatgagaatttttcactgtTCTTTCGGAAAACTttatcactttatttgaaaatcaatagtttggccatgaaaattccaaatacaacttgaaattgtgtttgagatttgaaaAATACCTAAAAAcatgtttttacttttttcacttttaatacattcaaacaagagataagggtcaaaaacacaccataactatcacttttttttaagtttcatacctaaactatcagaaagttgagaaaactacctaaattatcactatctagtttgcaaaacacacctcaaattattcttgaatggcATGTGATCTACAttctccattttatataaaaatgttgcCAAGTGTTGTCCATATGGATAAATAATGTCTCAATGGCacctacatggaaattaaaaaaaaaattgttttaaaaacaaactgaaaaataataatttttgtaaaaaatagtttaaaaaatggcaaatttatgtttaaaaaaaaataaaaaataaataagaaaactgattatttagttttcacatttaaaaaaaaaaatcaacttttccaaaaaaaaaaaaaaaaattactttttttcttttttttttaaatcaacttttttttttaaatagtgttttttaaatcatttttttttaagtttcaactccaacttcaaaatttcaaataaagtgaaaaatatttaattttcgtTATCTCTTCAACGaccaaatattctttaaataaataattcaaaatcgggaaaaatatttaattttggtGGCAAAACGCCTAGTTACTACCAtaattcaataattaattagtggGACCTGATAAGCTCCGACCCATGTTGAACAACATCATAATGTCGtattcattcattcaaacaaaccACTTCTCTTATTTCCCATCATTTTCATTCCCCTCCCCCTTATTTCTCCGGCATGACGTCATGACGTCCGTCTTCAATTAACTCAAAAAACACTTGAAGCCGTTGAGTTAATTAAATCAACACCAAACACCATCTAAGTTTCTCCGCCCATTGCTAATTAACCACtgctatttttattatttttaattaatggaaACATCAAGTGGGTATCTGAATTATCATCAAAATCTCTCTTTTGGTTCTTCTAGAAGAGATGTCTCTTACAGGTATTTCcaaattatttcttttctttatttattcgAATTCCAACTTATGATTCCTCACATCAACTTTtcattcacacaatattttttttgtttttttttttttttttttttttttaggtaaaGAATGTTACTTTAATATCCGATGAAAATATTTGTAGTTCAAATTTGAGTTTTTTACTTTGATAGAACTTGCTTTTTAGTTCAAGTATGCTACTAGGTGCACTAattattgttttcttgatttcccACTATTAATTTGACATGAACTTTTCATTCATtgaattgggtttttttttctttttgttattttctcttGGTACATTTTTTTTAAGGTAAAGAATCTTACTTTAAtatctgatgaaaaaaaaaattgtatttaaattaGAGTTTTTAAACTTTGATAGAACTTGCTTTTGAGTTTAAGTGTGCTACTAGGTGCATTAATTATTGTATCTTGGCTTCCAACTATTAATTTAAGAAGAATCTTATGATGCTGACTTGAACTTCTTGTTTTTAGAATTaggtttttttttcctgttttggGGTTCCATTTTtaattcataagaaaagaatcttACTTTAATATCCAAAGAGAAAAAATTGTCATTATGACATGTTTTGGTAGGTGCACTAATTAGTTGTTTGGAATCATTTGCTGTATAGGTTGGTTGGATTCTGCTGTTGGAGAACTCTTTCTGGCTTTTAATCATATCAAATATTTGGGGGAAAGTAATATGCTCATTATGGGCTTCAATTATTTAGGTCAAACCTGTCATCGATTCGTGAAACTATGATGAATTGGTTAtccaatacttttttttttttttttttttggataaggaAATTGGTTATCCAATactaattccttcttttttaagtttaatttcCATCTTGGTCTTTCCACATATTAGTAAGAACACATGCTGTGTAATTTCGATGTTTATTTATAGAGTAGTACTTGCACTTTTTGTCCTTAATTTTGTTGTTTAAAAAAATGCTATCTtatatttaagaaattaaacTGAATTATTAGGTAAACGTTACATCTTTTTTAGGCATTCATATTTGATACAATGAAACAAAATGTACCTGTCCCAATGTTGTAGTCTCATTCCTTCTATTGAAGGATTTCAACCACTTGTTTGCATTTTAAGTTCAATATCCATCTTGatcttttacttattttaagTTACAAACTTTCCTAGAATCTTTTCATTCTGCTCCAAAGTTACAGATCTCATTTTATCGTTCCTTTTTTACTTCataaagaaggaagaaaaagaaaagaaaaacctgTCTTGTTCTTTTAGTCCTTTAAAGTGGAAATATTTAGATTTGGCATTTAAGATAGTACAACAACGACGTTtagtacaacaacaacgacGTCTGAATCCGAAACTAGTTGGCGGTttgctatatgaatcctcactgtTCATGTTGCTCCATTTAAACCTGTCTCGACTCGATCCAATAGTTAAAAATTTAGGTTCTTTAACACTAGTAAAtttttacattttatattgATATGCAATACTTTAACGAGGCTAAAAAAATCCTAGCTAAAAGTGGACCTAAAGTAAATTTATCAACATGATTAAAACTTTATCCAACTTTTCAATCTTACTTCGACTCGTtctaaaaacttaccttatagaCTATTTCTCCATGATTCAACCTTTTGGTTGACGTCTTGGCTAGTTTCATCAATTAACACATTGCTTGTAAAATACATATTACCATGTGACGACTTCCTGTATATTTTTAGTTAATTCATCTATAATTAGAATAAACAAGTACATACACAATGCCAATCTCTAGTGTAGACCATCGATTATGGAGAACTCATTTATATTTCCTACCACTATTCTCACACAAGTTTAACTTCTTTGGATATGTCCTTTAtgacatttatatatttaatatgaATTCATTTCTTCTCCAACACCCACCAAAAGACTTTTTGTGAAACTCTATCATATGCTTCCTTTAGGTCAATAGACAGCATGTTAAGATATTGGACAAATGATGTCTTAAGTTTAAAGTTTGACTGAAATCTggtttgattattgacattacATTCTCAATCCTTGACAGTCACCctaaaattgatattttttagACAATCGAGTCATTTTCTTGTTCGTATGAAGATGACAGCTAAAATTAAGGGGAAAGAATGAGGGATACGACCACTTTTGGTAGATAATAGACAGATActttcttaagttcaaactaatGTTCACACGAACAGAAGTAAGGCCTCAAAATTGAAGAAACCTATTAATCctataaagaaaacaaaaggttTCATGAACATGTTTGAGCTTAAATAATCAAATAGAAATCCTCTGGAAGCTTCTCTGTCTATTGGTTGAAAATTGCAGTTTGATCTTCGCATATGAAAATGGACAGGAGCGtggaaggagacaaatgaattatctcttaaaaaaatattaccaaGGGAATTAAGTTTCCTCTTTTATTATCTTCCACTGCCTTATAATTTCTCCTTCTTTATATCCTATCATGGTTTTgatttcttccttttcctttggCATGTTGGGCGAGGGGTTTAATGCATGTATTGTTCATTCAGTTGACATGAAATTGAGTTTGATTGACATGAAACATTTATTTCATGGATGAAAGTTGGTTGCTTGGTTGCTTTGTGAATCACCTTAGTTGGAGATATTATAGCCACGTATTGAGACTTCACCATTAAAGGTGTGGCTACGGTCTGCCATTAGAATGATGTTGTGTGAACTGTTTTTCAAGGGGCTATTTTGGTTATAGATCAATAAATTGACAATTTTGTTCTCATTGAATAGTGAGGTTCTTTATCTAGGTTCCGATTATCGGTAGTATGTCAATATATCTCGAAATAGTTCTATATACTGTGCTGCTTCTAATAGAAGGTTGTCATTAATATAAGGTAGTTCTGGAAAGGAGTGAGTAGATGAATTGACCTTACCCTTTTGCAGTGTCTCATTTAATGCTCTTAATGAGttaaagaaattgaagaaatctATTATCGTGAAGGATGAAATCATTCGCATTGTCAATATCCAAGGATGAAAAGTTTGACTTTCACTGAATCATTGAAGATCTTAACTTTAGGGCTCATGGATGTGATTCTACATGCTGGATTCTAGTCTCAGTATCCTATAGTGCAAAGAAATAGCCTCGCGTCTTCTTTGAAGATTCGATGGTGTTGCTTAGGATTTAGCCATATACTGGaaagcgtttttttttttgtaggtaAAATGTATATTGTTTACTGGAAAGCGTTTCTGGTTGATCTAACTACTCAGCCAATAGTGTATTTTGGACAAAATTATCTGCCGTAGATTTTATCATTGTTAGAACAGGCTAGgggttcttttttctttattttattttcttggcaAAGAGGCCAACGATGATTTTATTTCCTTCAGTGAGCTAATAATTTGTTACCTagtcaaaagcgaaaagcgccaAAGCTGGTTTGAGCTTTACGCGCAAAGCACATAAAAGCATGGGCTTTAGAGGAAAAAAGCGCAATgatgaaagaatgaaaaatagaaTTGTAATGCAAGAAATAACTATAAACACAAACAATAATTCTTTGGATAAATGAATGGAAACACTATAATcaagttatatatacatatatgttgtaGTTCCTTTAAAGACAGAACTCATACATGAAGGTGCACATGCCTTAGCACTTTGAGACCTATACTAAGGCGTCAATTAAGTGAGGCTAAACACACAACCCGGGCTTCACTGAGCTTTAGGGTTTAAGTGAGGTTTAAGCGAGCCTTTAATAACAGTCTTAACTACTTTACTAACTCCTCCATTCACTGATTGATATTCTTCTTTTGGATTTTCAGATAAAAAGCTGTCATTACCTTTAGTTTGTCAATTAGATCTGCAAAAAGCCATCATATTTTAAGCTTGTgcttttcttgttttgttttgaaaTCCAAAAAAAAGGTAAAGCAAAAAAGGAAATGGACGTCAGTCATGGCTTAGCAACAGTTGATTTGATGCAAACAAAAGCTCATCTCCCTAGTTATGGTCCTATATGAAACTAAGCGGAGACTATATGTCTACCTAAGTATGGTTTATGCTAGAATGTTTTTCTGATTACTTGAGATGTATCTATTGTTTGGACTATCTATAATAAGAACTCCTAATTATCCATGAGATAAAACAGATTGCAATAACTCTACATCATTTTCGAGGGTTTAAATGTGGTTGAGCATTATCTAAGTTCTATTAGTAGCATAACTACCTAATATATATGGTAAAGTAATTGTGATGTAAGCTTCACATTTTATGCAGAACTAGGACACTTGAATTATCTAAATCATATTGAAAAAGGAGATGCAGTTTTTAGTCTGCACTCCCGAGAAACGTGGGtgcttttttactttttactaaCTTCATCTACTTAAAAGGTGTTTACCCCATCTCAAAAGGGCTCCCCGGCTAGTGTGGATTGTGGCATTTGTTTTTATCTTTAGTAGATATTTTgtctttatttattatgtttaactGCTTCTTTAGTCACGCAATCATCAACTCGATTTGTTTGTTTATGCAGCTGTGGCAGTTGTGGATATGAGCTAAACCTTAACTCATCTAGTCGAAATACTGCTTCCATTGGTTCCAAGTACGGAAAATCCATTAAGAAAGGGATGATCTCCTTCTTGTCCATTGACGAGAGCAGATTTACTCAGGTCGATGAATTCAAGTGTGTGCCGTTCTTTTTCTCCAAACGTTCTTGGGGATTGTTCCAGCGGCGAACAAAACTTCAGTGCAGAAAATGTGGTAATGATATTGGAATTGCTTATGATGATAGTGCTTCTTCTTACCCACTTGTAGCCGATGCATCAGATACAGCCTCTGGCAGTGAAACAACCACTCATAGAAAATACGATATCAAAATACGCTCCTTGCAACCGTCTTCGTCAGCATCCGGTACTCCTCTCCCGAGTGATATATAATGCTCGTGAATATCTCTTCTGTGAGGAAAGTTTGGCATGTATTTCTGATCATGCAATAGCACTGTGCTGAAATTTATAAAATTCGAGGTGCTTTAATTTCctgttatgttatttttcaagtaaatAAGACTCAAATCAGATTACAGGTTTTGTTGGAGGATTTGTACAATTTTCTTGATATCCATATCTTAAGGGGGATGTGGTTTGTACTTTTGTACATAAGAACAGGACTGTCAATGAGGTGGAATTTGATTAAGAGTGTTTTGAATTGTAACCTAAATCATCAGGCAATCTTCAAGCTGTTATTCCATGTATTTTATGGGCTTTTCTAACTTGTGTCTTGCTTTCTTCCCCCCTATCACATTCTAATTGAAAATTTAGGTAATGTTGGCTGTGAAAGATTTTGTAGTAGGTCTTTACAACAGCTAGTGCAATATATAGTCCTGACTCTAAAAGATGTCATCTTGAAAGTCTGGGTGGTGATCAAGAGAGAACTAATAAGAGAACAGATGAAGGTTTTGGCAAATGAATGTATGTTGATCTTGTGAGTACACATTGTATATTGAATGGAAAATTACGGAAATCAGTCGACCCATTAGCAAGCATAATGTTCCGTGTGGATATTCTTCTCTAGCTTGACTAATAGTACAGGTCCATACTGGTAGCTGAAGAGTCTGGAGGTCTACAAGGGGTGACAGACTAAAAAATAAGCAGATGTGTCTATAGCGAAAGTAGTAGATTCAGGTATCTCGTGAAACTTGAGCTTTGCTTAGTTGACCTGCATTTCTCAAGATGTCTGATAGTTCCCTAAAATTTCATTGTAAGTGAGACATTGTCTACTTGGAGTTTATAGTTTCATCAGTGCCACCAGCCATCCCTTCTTTTTCCTTGTGATTTCCTTAAAATGGAAGGGAATGTCTAGTTTTAAATAGAGACAGTCACCACAGAAAATATTAGTAGTGACAGAGAGTGAAGTCTGAAGAATTATAGCTGCATAATATGAACactaaaagttgaaaaaaaaaaaaaaattgacatgaACGTGCATTCCTGTTCCCTTCTTCATAAAACCCTGATCTGGGACATTTACTATGCATAAATGCAGTCTGAATATTAGCTTTACGTGTACTTCTATCTTATCCTTTCAATTACTTTCTTGATTGTTTGCTAATTTTATTCATCCTTTTGTGATTGCACTTTTTGTAACTTAGAGCATTTAGCCTGAATGTTGTTATTAAGTCAACATAACTAAGATCTGAATAGTGAATCCTTTTCTAATTGTTTCCTTAGAATCTCCGAACCATTAGTTACGTGTCGTTTTCCATTTACAGATGGATTTGACTTATGCGCATTGACAATGTAAATAACTTTAGCattttttgtgttattttacCTGTTTTTCGCATTGACAATGTAAATAACTTTAACATTTTTTGTGTAATTTAGCCTGTTTTTGGCTGGCTGCCTGCCTTGTATTCCGTGTTTACTGATTCAAACCTATTATGTACAATTACTTGTATTTATCTGTTTGGCGaattgataatataaaaatttctttaaacTAATATGGGATAAAAGTTGAACCCGATAGGAATTTATATTAACTGTTCTTGTTACCTTATAGCTAGCAGTTTTttctttagttttcttttttcagGTCATCCTTTTAAATGATCTGTGAGCTTTGACAGCACGTAATTGGAAATTCTAATGTACAACACTTCAACATAAAGGGCAAGTTACACATTTGGTTGGTCggtaaaaaataattacatccGCTATCAAGATACAAAATATATCCACTATTATGTATCAAAAATGGGTAGTTAatgtatattatacattaatatgcaaaaaatatacatttagTGGCTATTATTTTGGTGGCGAATATTTACATCAATTTCTCAATTGCAGTttgatttttatgaaattgacattcactgTATATGGAAAAGTTGGACTTCTCAACCATTATAGTTCATAGTTtaattttacaaatatataaattttaatcttaatacataattagtgataataactaccttttattttaattactaataataactaattacttttctaatttaactattatagctacacataatttttgaattaccatttcacaaatacacctaaaaattagCACCCCCATATCCCCTTTTAATGGTATAATATTAATCATTTAATATACATACCATTCTCTCTATAACTCTTGAACCCAACCATGAATACAAGAAGTCTACTTGCTTTCAATGAGCTGTTGCACCGACGCATTCTGAAAAATCACGTGTAATTGTCATAATATTGCAGGGTCCAAATTTTTGTACCATCATGTGCTGTTCTttgtttccatttttttctttagttttcttttttcagGTCATCCTTTTAAATGACATTCATAGGTCTGTGAGCTTTGACAGCACGTAATTGGAAATTCTAATGTACAACACTTCAACATAAAGGGCAAGTTACACATTTGGTTGGTCAAATACATGTAAAAAAAAAGCGAAATAATTACATCATTATCAAGATACAAAATATATCCACTATTATGTATCAAAAATGGGTAGTTAatgtatattatacattaatatGCAAAAAAAAACTATACATTTAGTTGATCGCTATTAttttgtcaatgtattttcgGCGAATATTTACATTTGAATTTTTACGTTGCATGTTTGAATTCCAAAAATGGGCTAGATATGAAATTGGGCTTCACTGTATATGGACCAAGAAAATTAATTGGACTTCTCAACCATTATAGTTCACAGTTTAATTGGACCTACCAGAAAAGCTTAATCCACAGCCCACAAATAATGCAATGAAGACAGTTTGACTATATCCAAACACCCTCTATATCGAGTTTTTTAATTCCATTCAATTTGGGAAAAAAGGACAATATCACTCTCCACTTTCATGAAACCACGTGTAAGTAATTCAATTTGCTTGACAAGGCCCCACTCTTTACCACATAAATTAGGCGTAGAAAAAATTAACCAAGTGGGCGGTGAAGTGGTTCATCTTCTTAATAGCTATTCAATGGGAAGATATTTAAGTGCTACGTATTGATATTGAAAGGACCCCCTTAGTTCCATTAATGTCGGATTGCCAATTGGAATAGGGCACTTTGCGATATTGCATTTGATTGCCCTTATTTTAAGCTTAAGCATATGCTAGTATTGAAATACACTTAAAATGACTTTGATTTTGACACAAATTTGGACGTGGTGACTCGCTACTATTTGGTTCTTCATCACCTGTGCTTATGCAAAATTCGGATTACTTATGATCTAGACCTTTGGTTTGGGCTTTCCTTGCACGAAATTCCCTAAATTTCACGGACACTAATTTTTCAGTAGATATACTTCCCCCGTTCTCTTTTCTTGTCCAGTATATCAAAAGTGCtcctttcatttttaaactCCGTATCTAGTCAAATactttcacataaattgggacggaaagagtaattaaattcttaattttttaaGCTATTAAATGTTTTGAAACATATCAGTTCGTCAAAATAACTGACATTTGGAACAGAAGATAGCAATGTTGCTTATGTACTATTCAACGTTGATTCTTAAGTTGACCACAAATAAACTACTGCTATCAATCATACAGATTCGATAATGGGTCATAATCTTCAGATCAAGATTTCGATAATGCTGTTTAAAGTGCCAATAattcatataaaaaatattttttatctctATTTGCTGTCTCAAATGAAAACAAAGAGCTATAGGTGTTCAATGGTTAATGGTGACATGTGGTGTATCACCAATAATGGTTGTGGTGGGATGGATACGATTCCTTCACCTTTAATCAGAGATCTCGGATTCGAGTCTTGGCTATGAAAAAAATCCTGTTAGGGAGAGATTTTCCCTTAAATGAGTCTTATGCTGCACGAATTTGAATTAATCGGGACCCAATACGAATATCAGATAAccgaaagaaaacaaaaaaagacaCATGGTGTAGCACTTATGAAACCACAATCAAACACATGACTAGATATTGAATTTGCCCATCTGCTTAAAGCCTGTCGGCAGGACCCTAAATTTTGCTCACACGGAACTGATAAGAAAAcggaaaatagaaaataaagacACACTCGTACACACTATAAACTGTCAATGTTAGACTTACACCTTCGACACCACCGTATAAATACACGTGTACTCGCCAAGAAAATTATCTCAGCCAACTAACTAACTAACTCTTAACTAACTAAGC
Coding sequences within it:
- the LOC132033881 gene encoding uncharacterized protein At4g08330, chloroplastic-like, with translation METSSGYLNYHQNLSFGSSRRDVSYSCGSCGYELNLNSSSRNTASIGSKYGKSIKKGMISFLSIDESRFTQVDEFKCVPFFFSKRSWGLFQRRTKLQCRKCGNDIGIAYDDSASSYPLVADASDTASGSETTTHRKYDIKIRSLQPSSSASGTPLPSDI